TGGCTGCGGACGACATGGTGCCCCAGGCCGTGAGGTAAGCCGGGCCGTAATAGCGGAGGACGTTCCAGCCGTTCTTCCGGGAGTAGGCCGAGGCGGTGCCGTAGAGCAGGGCGAGCCAGAGGTAATGGCAGACGATGACGATGGCCAGGACGGGCAGGAAGATGCCGAGGCGGGCCACGTCGCCCTCGTAAGATAGGGCCGCGAAGTTGGCCGCGATATAGACGGGCAGCACGGGCATGAGCACACGGCGAACGAGCAGGAGGACAATGTCGCGGAACTGCAGCAGTAGGCGTGTGACGTCCACTGCGCTGGTGCGAAGGGCGCCAAAGCCAAGGAAGACGGCCAGTAGCAGGGCCGACATGACGCTCATCACGGGTGGTATGTCGACACGGAAGATGAGTTCAGGCAGCTGGCGCAGACCTTCTTCAGCCGGCCGTATGTTCAGCAGCGGGATGGTCTGATAACCCACCAGCGCGGCAAACGTGGCGGCGCCAACGGACGAGACGTAGGCCAAGAGGAAGGCGAAGAAGATCAGTCGTGTGGCACCTTGGCGCAGGGCCGTGATAGAAGGAGCCACGAAACCGATGACGATCAGGGGGACGAGGAAGAAGATGATCTGCCCCGTGATTTGCTTGATGGAAAGGATGGTGCGGATGCCCTCCTCCCCGACGAGGCGCCCCGTGAAGAGGCCCACAACGACGGCGATGAGGAGTATGACGATGGAGTTGGATAGGATTTTTTTCATTGAATGATGGCTTCTGAGGGGTGAATGGTTAGACATGTTGAGGGGAAATTATTGGGCCGCGGACGCCTTGTGGGTCAGTCGCCAGGTGTGGATGTAGTCCACGAGGCGGCGCACCTTCTCGGGGTCGGAATCGTTGGGCAGGGAGTCGTCGGCGCCGAAGATGAAGTTGGCGGGCGCCTCACGCAGGATGGCGTCCACTTCGGCCTTGGCCTCCTCCAGCGTGCCTTTGTACAGGGCGCCCCAACGCTGCATGCCGCCGAGGACGGGGCGACGGAAACGCTCCGAGATCTGCCGAAGGGTGAGGGTGCTGTCCTTGAAGTTGTGCATCGGGGGATTGATGATGCTGCCGGGATAGTCGAGGTAATCGTCGAAGGTGGCGGGGGTGATATGGCCGCCCGATTCGCAGATGTGGAGGATGTTGAAAGGGGCCACCTCAGCGGCTACGTCGGCCAATTGGCGGTCGTAGGGCTTGAGAATGCGACGGAAGATGTCGCCTGCGAACTCCTCCAGATCGTCGCCTTGGCTGGAGATGTAGAAGCCATCGGCTCCGGCGCGTCGGGCCTCGCGGATGTAGTGCACAAGGCTCTGGGTGACGGCCTCCAGAGCCGGACGGATGGCCTCGGGATCGCGGCGGATCAGCTCGACCATAGCCGCGCGCCCCGCCTTATCGCTCGAGAGGGGGACACCGGCCGCCTGGATCAGCACGCGCAGCGGAGAGAAGACGGTGGGGATGATCAGCGCCTCGCTGCCCAGCTCGCGCTTCAGCTCGCGGATGACGAGCAGCTGTTCTTCCCACACCTCGGGGCTGAAGGGCCGGATGCGCTTCCAGTCGGCCGGCGTACGGACGGCATGCGAGGGGGGGAAGTATTCGTATTTGACGTTCACGAAGTCCACATGGGTGCGGCGGAACCAGTCCACGTGGGCCCGGACGGCGTCGAGGCCTTCGTGCTCCTTGAAGTGGATGTTGAAGAAGACGGGAACGTAGTCGTTCGGCCTGCTTTGATCGAGCGTCTGGAGCATCAGCTCGCGCTTGTTGTAGTCCGTGGGGGTCTGTGCCCCGGCGCGTAGGGCCAAGAGGGCGGTGGCGGCGGCCGCAAGGAGGGCCGCCCGGAGGAGGTGGGTAGTTGTCTTGCTCATTGTCTTGTCGAGTATAAGGGTGAGTAAAGAAGAGGGGGACTATTCCCAGCCTTTGGCCGTGTAGGGATCGCCGGAGGTCTGTCCGTCGTAGCCCCAGTTCTGCTTCAGGGCGGGATTGAGGGCGATCTGCTCGGAGGGGATGGGCAGGAAGTAATGCTTGGGCGAGATGTTCTGGTGCTTGAGGTCCGTGGCCGGCACCTTCTCTCGGATCGTCTTGACGAGGATATGCCAGCGCTTGAGGTCGAACCAGCGCGTACCCTCCATGATGAATTCCTTGAGCTGCTCCGTGCGTACGGCCTGTCGGAAGGCTTCTTGGCTGAGGCCCGCAAGCTCCGTTTTCGATCCGTCGGCGGGTGCGCGCTGGATCTGGGCGTAAGAGTCGTAGAAGGCACGCCGACGCACCTCGTTGATGGCCTTATAAGCCGTCTCGGTGGGGCCGTTCAGCTCGTTCTCGGCCTCGGCCTTGATGAGCAGTACCTCGGCATAGCGCAGGACGGAGGAGCTGGTGTTCTGCCCCGAGATGTAGGGGGCGGAATACTTGGCCATCTCTATCGTGTCGATGTATTTGCGGAAGCGGATGCGGTCGAAGTCGAACCAGTGGCCGGTGAAGGGGTCGTAGAGGCGCTTGGTGACGGAGGCCTCGCGGCGCTGATCGTTGGCGTCGAAAAGGTCGTAGAGCGAGTTGTCGAGCGCGGCGATGACGGGCTGCTTATCGTTCGTGAAGCCGGTGGAGAGCACACAGCGACCGATGACGTTGCGGTTGATGCCGAACTTATGCTCCACGGTGAAGATCAGTTCGGCGTTGCCCAGCTTCTTATCCACCGACCAGTTGTCGCAATAGCGATCCAGCAGCTTGTATTTCCCCTCCACCTTCGAGGCATACGCTACGGCCTGACCGAAGAGCTCCCGCTGGTGAGCCTGGGAATACTCCGTATCGCTCTGCGCCCAGACCAGGTGCACCTTAGCCAGCAAGGCCGTTGCGGCACCTGCTGACGCTACGCTCGGCAGCGACGAATAGCCTGCGGGGATGCCCTCGGCGGCCTTCAGGTCGGCCACGATCTGCTCATAGACTTTGTCTGTTGCTGTGCGGGGCTGGCCCTCCCCCTCGCCGTCGTGAAGCACGAGCGGCACGTCGCCGTAATAGCGCACCAAGTCGAAGTAATACAGCGCCCGGAGGAACTTGGCCTGCCCCACGATGGCGGCGCGGACACGATCCGAGATGGCCGTGTTGGCCTCGGCTTTATCGATGAGTACGTTGGCGCGATTGATGCCCGTGTAGTGCACCAACCAGGTGGAGACGACGAAGGTGTTGGTAGGCGTGATGGCGAAGTTGCCGATCTCGGCGATGTCCGGGCTGTTGGCGGTGCCGCGGCGGGCATATTCGCTTTGCAGATCGTTGAAGAAGATCATCTCGGTGTTGTAGATGCCGTACATCTCGCCGGCCAGATCGTTGTCCGAGAGGATCTGATAGACGCCGTAGAGGGCGGCTTGCAGGTCGGCCTCGGTCTGATAGAAGTCGTTCTTTTCAATCGAGCTG
The sequence above is drawn from the Tannerella serpentiformis genome and encodes:
- a CDS encoding cation:dicarboxylate symporter family transporter yields the protein MKKILSNSIVILLIAVVVGLFTGRLVGEEGIRTILSIKQITGQIIFFLVPLIVIGFVAPSITALRQGATRLIFFAFLLAYVSSVGAATFAALVGYQTIPLLNIRPAEEGLRQLPELIFRVDIPPVMSVMSALLLAVFLGFGALRTSAVDVTRLLLQFRDIVLLLVRRVLMPVLPVYIAANFAALSYEGDVARLGIFLPVLAIVIVCHYLWLALLYGTASAYSRKNGWNVLRYYGPAYLTAWGTMSSAATLGVSLDCIRRSPILSRKVTDFSIPLFANIHLCGSVFTETFLVCVVSQLLYGHLPDPATLTLFIVLLGIFAVGAPGVPGGTVLASLGIVTSVLGFGDSGTALLIAIFALQDGFGTACNITGDGALSLITDTYAKRHVPDLEAEAL
- a CDS encoding uroporphyrinogen decarboxylase family protein translates to MSKTTTHLLRAALLAAAATALLALRAGAQTPTDYNKRELMLQTLDQSRPNDYVPVFFNIHFKEHEGLDAVRAHVDWFRRTHVDFVNVKYEYFPPSHAVRTPADWKRIRPFSPEVWEEQLLVIRELKRELGSEALIIPTVFSPLRVLIQAAGVPLSSDKAGRAAMVELIRRDPEAIRPALEAVTQSLVHYIREARRAGADGFYISSQGDDLEEFAGDIFRRILKPYDRQLADVAAEVAPFNILHICESGGHITPATFDDYLDYPGSIINPPMHNFKDSTLTLRQISERFRRPVLGGMQRWGALYKGTLEEAKAEVDAILREAPANFIFGADDSLPNDSDPEKVRRLVDYIHTWRLTHKASAAQ
- a CDS encoding RagB/SusD family nutrient uptake outer membrane protein, coding for MNKKTTLYLLAAALSAPLLSACTDLDQTPLSSIEKNDFYQTEADLQAALYGVYQILSDNDLAGEMYGIYNTEMIFFNDLQSEYARRGTANSPDIAEIGNFAITPTNTFVVSTWLVHYTGINRANVLIDKAEANTAISDRVRAAIVGQAKFLRALYYFDLVRYYGDVPLVLHDGEGEGQPRTATDKVYEQIVADLKAAEGIPAGYSSLPSVASAGAATALLAKVHLVWAQSDTEYSQAHQRELFGQAVAYASKVEGKYKLLDRYCDNWSVDKKLGNAELIFTVEHKFGINRNVIGRCVLSTGFTNDKQPVIAALDNSLYDLFDANDQRREASVTKRLYDPFTGHWFDFDRIRFRKYIDTIEMAKYSAPYISGQNTSSSVLRYAEVLLIKAEAENELNGPTETAYKAINEVRRRAFYDSYAQIQRAPADGSKTELAGLSQEAFRQAVRTEQLKEFIMEGTRWFDLKRWHILVKTIREKVPATDLKHQNISPKHYFLPIPSEQIALNPALKQNWGYDGQTSGDPYTAKGWE